The Polypterus senegalus isolate Bchr_013 chromosome 10, ASM1683550v1, whole genome shotgun sequence genomic interval TACATTTACTGTCTTGatcattattcataaagatcGATCATTTTCGAGAAATTTACCCCAGACAGGGATCATTATAATGAATaatgaatgatttttatttatacatttgcaTTTGTGAATaatgagtaacaatgatgtaacTTTCACTATTCTTAGCATGTACCCATTTTTTCCCTGTACCATTTTATTCCAATACAGGGTCATGACTGAGTAACACCAGATTTCCTAATAATATCAGATTCAAGGAAGAAACTAAACCTTGAGGAGTAAGCAGTCCATTACagtactcactcactgactcactgactcacttgtagcggtgccacatagtgtttaaatgtcagtgctgtgtgtgtctcgttttcattgtcccattgactgcgttgtgtgtatcagttaatgttgtccccgtaaaggaggacggatgatgggaggagttcacaatcacttacctggaaaacacctgtatatcaattaatcaattactgccgtcacggattatttaaggagaagaggaggagacgaaaaaggagaccagcacgaggagagagaaggagaacaaccaataacgcattcacgattacaacctgcctgccgtttcattccattgcgctatcatccagtttgtatttcattcatccggactgcctttcaacctgcttaccgctgaagaccccgggtcgaatcatcattcgccgcacgccgaggaatcacggtgaggttattccaaacgccgggaaatacgaacattactatcgtcattaatcagtacccgtattcaggacatttatttcacgtaccggactcaagttcatgatcattccgtttgccagccatttgtcgtttgtgtggtgtgtgtcatatgtaacgtggacaagggaggggatttatatatatatatatatatattgtcgggtttgctgtgggattgttggggtggaggaatatttgagtgtacatttgtcttgtggcgtgtcttgtcccatttaatacatttattcttgtttccttttacattctgcttattgtctttgcttttcaaaccgtcgattgtggggaaagttaatctgtgtaggagtacggcttgacaggaaaaggtttctcagtcaattatccaggccacaggtcttggaggtgtagctgccggctgggaataaggggtcggccgttacataagtggtgccctctctgaggaccagcacctgtcagttccgttactccttgggctggattctctagccaccatgaggatgaccatccatctcagtcccagggggtatacggtaccgggggaagggatatgcgaggtactcactcactcactcactcacactgggtTAGTTTAGAATTTCTAGTTAACCTAAATTGTATGTCTTTATGTTATGGGAAGAAACCAAAGAATTCTGAGGAATGCATAcagagacagggagaacatgctcACCTTAACACAGATAATGTGTGTTCTAGAGCTCAGCAGCAGTAAGCATTAACCACTGTACTATTGTGTCATTCAACGTTCTTGATGTTAATCTCCAtatgagagagaggttgggagaatgcactgatacagtgcattgtggcactcaccacatgacgaaccatctcaggattccaaattaggacctgagtgcagccatacaacggatgatacctcagcaccacactggaacagttgtGAGGTTTTATTACAGAGGTTGgagttttccctacaagttggaggacATGCTTGCAGacctggatgcaggttaacatcatacccaggacagggcaattgcaggttaaggcccttgctcaagagcccaaaggagtggaatcacttctagcATTTACGAGATTCAAGCCGGTAGCCTTCCAATTTCCGGTGCATTTTCCTAGACTCAAAGGACCTTATAATCCCCATGTGctcaaactaaaaagattaaatctTCTGATTTCTCATCTTTTCTTATCATCATGAAGCAATTTGCAGTTGAGTGgatacggtggcacagtggataacaTTGCCTCCTCACATGTTCAGGAGTCTGGATCTGAACCCCTGTCTGGTCAATGTCtagatggagtttgcatggttttcccaaagatgtttttctttattttttctgttttttttttttttacattccaaAGACAAAATTAATAATTAGTGACTCCAAATTCGGTTTGgagataagtgtgtgtgtgtaagaagaTGAGATCATTTCAATCTCTCCTTTATACATACTAATGTTCTTAGATCTTATAGaggtttttatgggattattttaATACATGTTAGTTACAGCTGACAGTTTTATACAAGGTTGGATAtaataccaaagaaaaaaaagttacaaaacatTTAGCTTATGTTACTGCGTTGTATAGTGTGGCATAGTGGAAGACTGTTTTATAACACAGTACAGTATCCCTCAAACATGTAGAAAATCATTGGTTTCAAGTGTTTTGTCCCATAGATATACACATCACtcaattatatatttatacattttaatataagagGCACCCTATAATACAGTCTTTAATCATTTTAACactttcaaatacatttcaaaactTCTAACAGTCTAAAAGAACATACATATCATCCAGTACTTTCTGTGCTGACATAGATGATAACTTGTCACATTGAaagctttttttcacattgtactTGGTGCAGTTGTGCATAAAATGCAGATTCTTGCTCCCATTAATGGCTGGCAAATTTAACCCCGGCCATGTTTGGGCAGATAGTGGCCTAATAATGTAGTGGTTACATAGCAGAGGGGTCAGGGTGGTTGGGCATGGGTGTCCTCTGTTATTCATATTCCGAATGGTCTAGAAAGGAATAGGTCCATAGTATTGTTGATAGGCAGCGAGGATCCCAGCAGTCTCTGCCATGTGCTCGCAAGCCAAGTTGACTTCACACACCTCAcgcaaactggaaaaaaaaaggagaaagaaacagagaaaaaactaAACAGATTACTCATGAGCATTCAGGCTTCCAGACTCATTCAGAATAAATGATCATAATTGTGGTCAATGTATGATTGTATATTTTATTGGCAATTGCAGTCTTGCAGAAAAAGTATCTTTATGGATTggttaaactgtacatttttttgctatgttttttcctgttttccaATGCTGTCATTGGTTGATGGGGATGTCAAatccttacatttacatttatgggGTGTTGCCTCATGCTTCACATTTTGCAGAATTTCAAACCTATCATATGTATACGGATATgaagaattaaatatttttaaggatTAAAAACATGAAAGTATCTACACATCTATAAATAAGTACAAGGTGTGACAACTGAgactttttgtgtttaaatatttcaTGTTCTGTTTTTTCTATGAATATCCAATGCTGATTCTATAAACTAAGGCTTTTGTGCTTGGCAACCTGTATAGTAGGTAACTTTGGACTCTGTATTGTGGACATCTATTTTTGACTCCATTAAGGGTCTTTGAGTCcagaacctatcctggcagcaacaGCCACAAGGAGGTATGCACCTCTAGTCATGCCAGGCCACTGCAGGGTAAACTCAGCTCACTCCAACTCACACTTACTCAGAGTAGTCCAATTTGGAGTTGCCAAATAAACTAACATGCAAGAATATGAGTGCCCAGAGGAAAACTGACACACACATTGGAAGTACATAAATatcagaaaaagaaattgctgaggaaaaaatgaaaaccccAAAGCAATAGCAGGCACCATGCCATCTCATTGTCCTCGGATAAGCATAAGATCATTTGTATGCTGTCTGGAATGATCTGCAAAAACTGTTTCCTTTCTTTTAGGTTTACTAGTGTCTGTGCAATgttaagaaattaatattttttagtatACTGTAGTTTATTACCTTTCCAGCTGCTGGGGGCTGTAATTTGCATTTCTCTTCAGGCGCTTCACAAAAGAAGAGGCTGTGTCTCGCTTCACAAAGAAGtctaaaggaaaagaagaaaaaataacagCTTACATTAACGCAGTTCAGTTGTATCAGTAGGACAataaggagatttttttttttaacaacagagACTTGCTTGAACCTtgtcacatttcaaacatttgttaaaacaaaTCTTGTGGCATTTAGTTTGTGTGAATGTGTTTGTATTGTCAAGAATGTTAATATTGAAATAGGTCCGTGGGAACTAAATTAAACGGAACATGGAAGGTTTTTTAGGGAACACCAGAAAACTTAAGTGTCCATTTATTTCATTCATGACATGGAGTCTGCTGATCTGAAGAAAGAAtggtattttcttcattttagttcTCACAAACAAAGGATAGTAACCTGAATTGTTGTTACACATTAAATCTATTTATGCTGAActagtcagtcattcagtcagtcatcatccaacacactatatccgaacacagggtcatgggggtctgctggagccaatcccagccagcacatggcacaaggcaggaacaaattccgggcagggcgccagcccaccacagggcacacacacacacacacaccagggacaatttaggatcaccaatgcacttaacctgcatgtctttggactgtgggaggaaaccggagcacgtGTGTTAGGATAATTAGAAGAGGGCATAAAGTAGCTTCGCTGCAAACCAAACTGCCTTCTGACTCTGGTGCCGCTgcaagtggcagccattccagcagctctgtatatgactttatctttctaccttttttctctatttcactgttaactcctaccactttTCTTTTATGTGAACtcgtttcctggacactttttactactctttttgtgaatttccccttgggattaataaagtatctatctatctatctatcgatttagTTTATAATCTCTTGTTAGTCAAAGAGTGCACCCAAAAGGGAGCATTCAAATTTCTTCTTTCCATTATAGGTACAATAGTACACTAAGAAATCTACATAGTCTAGTTGAATACGTGTGTATTTTATCATTTCCAGACAGTACAAGTTTAATAAATGCCTACATTATAATTAAATCAATGATAATGTTTTAAAGTTCATGAGATAAACTTACAGCAGTAAGTAGTGAATGTCTTGGgtaatcattttaatttattcatttattcaatatTAATTTCAGATCAGTATAGTAAGACATTAAAACTGTATTTTGAGTTAAATGCTAAGTACTGGGAAAAGAAAAGCTTGGTAGGGAATTCCCTTTAGTCTTTGGGCACCATAAAATGATCAATGTACACATGTTCATTCTTCTTATAAAGATACAgctataaacaataaataaattctaTTAAACCTGCTTTACTGACAGCAACATTAATATCTGTATCTGGCAGTGCTTACTATGAATGGCACTTTACAATGACTGAAAACCATATGAATTACTTAAAACATCCATTGCTTCCTTACTTTTTACTCTGCTGGTGCATTTTTCAGAATTTACAATTATGCATAAGTAATGTTTATATAAGAAAAACATTTACCTTCTGAACTGTGAGAATCAGGGGCGCTAACAGAGTTGTCAGAATCTGGAAAATATTATCAtggcattattttcatttaaacaagcctcaaaatacagtatattgttatttgacttttgtctgtatataaatatagtatacatctaACTTTACACCTGCCATGTTCTGTTCATCTTGCTATTACAGAAGCAACTGGCATAAAGAAAGAACCTAGCATAACAGGAAAAGTCTGAATCTCTCTCTTGCCTTGCCTTCCTCAGTGTTTGAATATATTATAcgtaaaatattataaataaaatattttctttcccgTTCTTTGCACAACCAagcatattaaatattaattattacttttaataGATTATTCATAGCCTTTAACACATTAGTAACTATACATTTGAACACCAAGAAAGCACAGTAAAGTCTggaaaaatgaatacaatattaaaaatgattcaaTACATGTTACCATTTCAAAACACTATCATTATAGCTGAAACAAATAGGTTTCTTACACTGTTATTAGACCtttattgattaattaataaatatatctgagcaagttttttttaataatccaataaaacacaagCAAAGATGAAAATTTAAAGAGTGTACTCACCCCCATGACAGAGGCAAATTGCGATGACAGCACACAGAACAGCAAGTGTCAGGTTCCTCATGTTTGCCTTCTTCGATTGCTTTCTCTCTTTTGAGATGCCTTTAGATGATTTCCGTCTTGATGTGATTTCCTATCTGGTGTCCCCTCAAATTTATACTCTGCCTTGCAGTCTAACGCCCCTCTACACGCCACCAAGTCAAGTGCCAAGGTCAACCCACAATGTCCACGTCTGACTGAATTGAATagaaaagccaaaacaaaaaaaaaaagtggtcaacCACATTGGGAACAGAGCCAGGACCTATCTGTCTTGTGTGGTGATCAGTCTCTCTTTGCTTCAGATTCCACAAATATACACTAGtatgatattttttattctttttgtgctttttttcagccgtttttggtcatttttttaaattactgagcAGGAAACTGCTAACTCTGAATAATATTTTAATCTTGTCTCATCAGTGAACCTAGGAAGGTTTCTCCCTGCCAGGACCATACAAATTTAGATTTGCAAGTGTTGTTAATCAAGGAAATCACTGACAGGTAGATATAATGCAGGTAAAACATGAATGGTGGATGGTGGATATATTTGATTATATTTGGTGGAAAGCAAACaggtaagttttttttctttcttgatgcAGTTTCACACAGTAAGACATATTACAAGAAGATAAAAGTTATAGTACTCGCATTCTGCTATCTCCCTCATAAACActtaaaaataatactaaatCTTTGCAATTAAAATTAGATCAGGTGTCATAATGGCTTGTTGAAAGatgaaaaatgaatgtatatGAGAACAATGTTaggtatgcaattaatttcaacaACAATTATTCACATACTTAGTAAACACATAATCTAAGGAGTATTTCATGTTAAGATCATTTCTATAGACGTACAGCATTTTTAGTattaataatttttgaaaaatttgttcaagtgtaattttcattttttacgcTTTTATTCTGAAGCTAGAGTTAAATTAAATTTAGtaaatactagctgtcccccgcagctctgcccacatagtagtgaaacagaccacactttaaaaagcaataaacaaacaggtatcgctagctaagcagaggcaaggtacactccagcGTGGCAACAGGCAGATTGAGTCAAATAGAGGCTGGcgcgtgaatgaggagggccccactCCTGATgccacgcttccccctcccctcggacTGCAGCCGCTGTCTTGGATTAACGTGAATAATtagctcctgcaagtgaactatgatattaAGCGCGATCAGAGAAGTCACAAaaacaaccagaatgttcaagaaaattgaaaaaaaacaatctaaatctgttaagtagttttcttgtgaaaagtggacagacagacagacagacacacagacagacattggattttatatattgttgcgaacagccgggtcccatgcccggcagggacgcccctgctgcatctgttccgggggagcaaccatgggcagttcaatacctcccccgggaaacttggtggcagcctccctggcaaaTGGTGATCCCCCAGCCTGTCGCATGGCTAcacgggagatggagtcctccacagcctggttgggggcttggatggccactagggggagctgcatggaatCAGCAGCacggctggacgaatcttcagccccacccggaagtgcatttaggactaggtggtcaagcacctggaatgcttccgagTGGGctttaaaaagggccagccaccaccactcaatggtgagagtcgggagtggattcggacagagcttggtggaggaggcaaggaggtggtcTGAAGGAACTGAAGCATtgttgttggccaggactttggggacttttggggtttgtgtgcacttgaacttgtaaatagttatgaataaacgtgtgttgggtgacattaacgtgtccgcctgtctatgTCCGGGATTTGTATTGGTACAGTGGCAGTGTACATACTGCAGCCACCTCATATTTTGAGTTTGTGGTTCAAACCCCAGCCTTGCCATTGTGTTTATTGCTTGCATAATCTCCCAATTTTGCTATGGGGTTTCCCAAGGTACTTATTTGCAATGCAAAATTGTGAGATGAGAATGGAGGTAGCCTGCAATAGAATGGTGCCCAACAAGAGCTTTTTCCTGCCTTGTCATCAGTGTCACAGATTCAGTCCAGGTCCCTGTATCTGAgaactggaataagcaggttcagaaaatggatggatggaagtaatatttaaatatattatggaACTAAAgagtacaaaaacagaaaaaggtttggggtagtcaccccatatacttgaaaaagAAAGTAAGTTTAAAGCAAAGAAATGTGtctttacaggtttgagtccaatacagaaatgaaaaaaactaaTGCAAATTGTGGTTATATAGGTGAactggaggaaatgatgtcagaagggccggaagtggaagtgatgtcagaataaCCAGGACCAGAAATAACATCCTTAGACTCAGGTGGGATTTCCttcagctggtctgcagaggaacgAGAGAAAGGGTTAGCAAacactgccatcccctggtctggctaGTAATTGCaatcatttgagccctttagctgcctctgcTATACGAGTGTGTGACAGTGTCTTAATACTCGACAGAATGTTGTGCCCCAGTAAGAAACAATGAACTTGACTATTCAATAGATATGGCACAGTGGTTTGTGCTGCTGCCGCACAGAATGTGTTCAGATTTAACTTCTGTTATCAGTTATTTTCTGTGTGCAGTCTATGGATTCTCATTTTGCCTGGTTGGATTCTCCCCCGGTCTTTCCTAGGATGTATGTGTTAACAAGATTGTGAATGTTGTGCTATGTGTATTTCTAAAGTATTCCGAAATCTGACACCATGCCAACTCACCACACTTGTATTCATATTTATAATGCAGATTATAAAGTTGCTGTTATCTATATTCAATTCAATGCAGCCTTGTTTGGt includes:
- the LOC120537082 gene encoding osteocalcin, coding for MRNLTLAVLCAVIAICLCHGDSDNSVSAPDSHSSEDFFVKRDTASSFVKRLKRNANYSPQQLESLREVCEVNLACEHMAETAGILAAYQQYYGPIPF